In Vanessa tameamea isolate UH-Manoa-2023 chromosome 25, ilVanTame1 primary haplotype, whole genome shotgun sequence, a single window of DNA contains:
- the LOC113401829 gene encoding origin recognition complex subunit 6, with product MATHNRTLKLIATKLGVGEEDKVINKAAEFERLLQTKSIAGSSITDTSKIVICLDLAASIYGSDLDNKAAIKYSGLKGPSYLNCKKVVENLLEINNDKLTIHFLCASMQCTGVQTLAENILEEYQRQAKTEIDLNLPQYVCMAVYQACRVNKVKISKSKIIEKSRLKSAQWTKLDADWTKFVDEKFATVKKRGRPPKTTVKNDEEKLMEVDNQIPKEEKQSEPQIEPYEDWKKRMLETAYKELKELEKQRNETEDNDRVKKIKEQLTSPRRSPRKTPQKFSPYKSPIKACNGIRLLFPKEL from the exons ATGGCTACACATAATAGAACATTAAAATTGATTGCTACAAAGTTGGGTGTTGGTGAAGAAGACAAAGTTATTAa TAAGGCAGCAGAGTTCGAACGGTTGTTGCAAACAAAATCTATTGCAGGCAGTAGCATAACAGATACCagcaaaattgtaatttgtttagACCTCGCGGCTTCTATTTATGGGTCAGATTTGgacaat aaaGCAGCTATCAAATACTCTGGTTTGAAAGGTCCTTCATACTTAAACTGTAAGAAAGTTGTGGAAAATcttctagaaataaataatgataagctGACCATACATTTTCTATGTGCATCTATGCAATGCACCGGTGTGCAAACTCTCGCTGAGAATATCCTTGAAGAATACCAGAGACAAGCCAAGACT gaaattgatttgaatttaccACAATATGTGTGTATGGCTGTATATCAAGCTTGCag AGTTAATAAAGTTAAGATATCAAAGagcaaaataatagaaaaatctaGATTAAAATCAGCACAATGGACGAAACTAGATGCTGATTGGACTAAATTTGTAGATGAAAAGTTCGCCACTGTAAAGAAAAGGGGTAGACCACCTAAAACTACAGTGAAAAATG ATGAAGAAAAATTAATGGAGGTGGACAATCAAATTCCAAAAGAAGAAAAGCAATCTGAACCTCAAATAGAACCTTACGAAGACTGGAAAAAACGAATGCTAGAAACAGCTTATAAGGAATTAAAAGAGCTGGAAAAGCAGAGAAACGAGACGGAAGATAACGACAGAGTGAAAAAGATAAAGGAACAGCTGACGTCACCGAGACGATCGCCGAGAAAGACTCCCCAAAAATTTTCGCCTTACAAAAGTCCCATAAAAGCCTGTAATGGAATAAGGCTCTTGTTTCCTAAGGAGTTATGA